A genomic window from Acidobacteriota bacterium includes:
- a CDS encoding HD domain-containing protein: MTPTRDAAWALLTEYTQNESLRKHALAVEAAVRGYARRFGEDEEAWGVAALLHDFDYDRYPDLTDHPFRGAEVLRERGYPEWLVRAVLSHADHTGVARETRLEHTLFACDELAGFVTAAALVRPSKSLMDLEAKSVVKRMKEKAFARAVNRDDLRRGAEEIGLPLDEHVASVIAFMREKADELGLRGTL; this comes from the coding sequence ATGACACCGACGCGCGATGCAGCCTGGGCCCTGTTGACCGAATACACGCAGAACGAGAGCCTGCGCAAACATGCGCTGGCGGTGGAGGCCGCGGTCCGTGGCTACGCCCGACGGTTCGGCGAGGATGAGGAGGCCTGGGGCGTCGCCGCGCTCCTCCACGACTTCGACTACGACCGCTATCCGGATCTCACGGACCATCCTTTTCGCGGGGCCGAGGTCCTGCGTGAGCGGGGCTACCCCGAGTGGCTGGTGCGCGCCGTCCTCTCCCACGCCGACCATACCGGCGTCGCGCGCGAGACGCGGCTCGAGCACACGTTGTTCGCGTGCGACGAACTCGCTGGATTCGTGACCGCCGCCGCGCTGGTGCGTCCATCGAAGAGCCTGATGGATCTGGAGGCGAAGTCGGTGGTGAAGCGGATGAAGGAAAAGGCCTTCGCGCGCGCGGTCAACCGGGACGACCTGCGCCGTGGCGCCGAAGAGATTGGTCTGCCGCTCGACGAGCACGTCGCAAGCGTCATTGCCTTCATGCGGGAGAAGGCGGACGAGTTGGGGCTGCGGGGGACGCTCTGA
- the tsaD gene encoding tRNA (adenosine(37)-N6)-threonylcarbamoyltransferase complex transferase subunit TsaD, whose protein sequence is MRMLGIESSCDETAAAVVEETPEAAKPWLVRSSVVASQVEIHREWGGVVPELASRQHLRDICGVVERALAESQTGRGDLGAIAVTQGPGLVGSLLVGLSFSKALAAVWDLPLVPVHHLAGHIESLFLQHGDLPLPAVVLVASGGHTSLYEVRQPGRYDLLGRTRDDAAGEAYDKVARLLGLGYPGGPLIDRLAPLGDDRAMAFPIARMTHPDRNAPFLKGQWDFSFSGLKTSVLRYVKARGAGWTPSAAETADLCASFQRSVVEALLDRTFAAARWCGARSVGIAGGVSANSRLRADAMAAGVRVGVPVFVPSLALSTDNAAMIAAAGLRRFHAGVRASADLNADPSLRLE, encoded by the coding sequence ATGCGCATGCTCGGAATCGAATCATCGTGCGACGAGACGGCGGCCGCCGTGGTCGAGGAGACCCCTGAGGCAGCGAAGCCGTGGCTGGTGCGATCGAGCGTCGTGGCCTCGCAGGTAGAGATTCACCGCGAGTGGGGTGGCGTCGTGCCGGAACTGGCCTCGCGCCAGCACCTCCGCGACATCTGCGGCGTGGTGGAGCGAGCCCTGGCCGAATCGCAGACCGGCCGCGGCGATCTCGGCGCGATCGCGGTGACTCAGGGGCCGGGGCTGGTCGGGAGTCTGCTGGTCGGACTCTCATTTTCGAAGGCGCTGGCTGCCGTCTGGGATCTCCCGCTGGTCCCGGTTCACCACCTGGCCGGCCACATCGAATCGCTGTTCCTGCAGCACGGCGATCTGCCGCTGCCGGCCGTCGTTCTGGTCGCCTCTGGCGGGCACACGAGTCTCTACGAGGTGCGTCAGCCCGGACGCTACGATTTGCTGGGCAGAACGCGAGACGATGCGGCGGGAGAGGCGTACGACAAGGTGGCGAGGCTGCTCGGGCTCGGTTACCCGGGAGGGCCACTGATCGATAGACTGGCACCGCTCGGCGATGATCGCGCGATGGCGTTTCCGATCGCCAGGATGACGCATCCGGATCGCAACGCGCCGTTCCTGAAGGGGCAGTGGGATTTCAGCTTCAGCGGGCTGAAGACCTCGGTGCTGCGCTACGTGAAGGCCCGGGGCGCCGGCTGGACGCCGAGCGCGGCCGAGACCGCCGATCTCTGCGCGAGCTTCCAGCGCTCGGTCGTCGAGGCGCTGCTCGATCGGACATTCGCGGCCGCGCGCTGGTGCGGGGCTCGCAGCGTCGGCATCGCCGGGGGCGTCTCGGCCAACAGCCGGCTTCGGGCCGATGCTATGGCTGCGGGTGTGCGGGTCGGCGTGCCGGTCTTTGTGCCCTCGCTCGCGCTCTCGACCGACAATGCCGCCATGATCGCCGCCGCGGGGCTTCGGCGTTTTCACGCCGGCGTGCGCGCCAGCGCGGACCTGAACGCGGATCCGTCGCTGCGGCTGGAGTGA
- the mtnA gene encoding S-methyl-5-thioribose-1-phosphate isomerase, giving the protein MLPTIDWQDDAVVMIDQRKLPGSEIWVRCRTANEVAKAIRTMVIRGAPAIGVAAAMGIAMGMRRSKATGTRAFATEFQKICNTMAATRPTAVNLFWAIERMKRTFAALAQAGASVDQIRASLDGEARLIHDEDVASCRAMGRHGAELVPDGARILTHCNAGALATAGYGTALGVIRGAVEQGKHVTVIADETRPFLQGARLTAWELVRDGIDTTVITDSMSGAMMHQGLVDLVVVGADRIAANGDVANKIGTYSVAVLAKAHGIPFYVAAPLSTVDLETPDGWRIPIEERNPREVTHLGATRLTPVGAKIRNPAFDVTPSAYVTAIITERGVCQAPYADSLREAVNGARE; this is encoded by the coding sequence ATGCTGCCAACTATAGACTGGCAAGACGATGCCGTGGTCATGATTGACCAGCGGAAGCTGCCCGGATCCGAGATCTGGGTCCGGTGCCGCACCGCGAACGAGGTGGCGAAAGCCATCAGAACCATGGTGATTCGCGGGGCGCCAGCGATTGGCGTGGCGGCGGCCATGGGTATCGCGATGGGGATGCGCCGCAGCAAAGCCACCGGGACCCGGGCGTTTGCGACCGAGTTCCAGAAGATCTGCAACACCATGGCGGCGACGCGGCCGACCGCCGTCAATCTGTTCTGGGCCATCGAGCGCATGAAGCGTACGTTTGCCGCGCTGGCCCAGGCCGGCGCGTCGGTCGACCAGATTCGCGCCAGCCTCGACGGTGAGGCCCGCCTCATCCACGACGAGGACGTGGCCAGTTGCCGGGCGATGGGACGGCATGGCGCGGAGCTCGTGCCGGACGGCGCTCGCATCCTGACTCACTGCAACGCCGGGGCGCTGGCCACCGCCGGGTACGGCACGGCGCTTGGCGTCATTCGGGGAGCCGTGGAGCAGGGAAAGCACGTCACCGTGATCGCCGATGAGACGCGTCCGTTCCTGCAGGGCGCGCGCCTCACCGCATGGGAACTGGTGCGCGACGGCATCGACACGACGGTGATCACCGACAGCATGTCCGGCGCGATGATGCACCAGGGGCTTGTCGACCTGGTGGTGGTGGGCGCGGATCGCATCGCAGCCAACGGCGATGTGGCCAACAAGATCGGTACCTATTCGGTGGCCGTCCTGGCGAAGGCGCATGGCATCCCGTTCTACGTTGCGGCGCCGCTCTCGACGGTGGACCTGGAGACGCCCGACGGATGGCGCATTCCGATTGAGGAACGCAATCCCCGCGAGGTGACCCACCTCGGCGCGACACGGCTCACGCCGGTGGGGGCGAAGATCAGGAACCCCGCGTTTGATGTGACGCCCAGCGCTTACGTCACTGCGATCATCACCGAACGAGGCGTGTGCCAGGCGCCGTATGCGGACTCCCTGCGCGAGGCAGTGAATGGCGCGCGGGAATAG
- a CDS encoding cytidine deaminase, which yields MNNHTLVDAARQARQRAFAPYSTFKVGAALETADGTIVTGCNIENSTYGLTVCAERVAVFKAISEGHRAFTRIAVVADTQEPTPPCGPCRQILWEFCGDIEVILANLTEEKGRYRMKDLLPLPFDARLLRP from the coding sequence GTGAACAACCACACGCTGGTTGACGCCGCGCGCCAGGCACGCCAACGGGCGTTTGCGCCCTACTCGACGTTCAAGGTCGGAGCCGCGCTCGAGACCGCCGACGGCACGATCGTCACCGGCTGCAACATCGAGAACTCCACGTACGGTCTGACCGTGTGCGCCGAGCGGGTCGCGGTGTTCAAGGCCATTTCCGAGGGTCATCGGGCATTCACGCGCATCGCCGTCGTGGCCGACACCCAGGAGCCGACGCCACCCTGCGGGCCCTGCCGTCAGATTCTCTGGGAGTTCTGCGGAGACATCGAAGTCATCCTGGCGAACCTCACCGAAGAGAAGGGCCGCTACAGGATGAAGGACCTCCTCCCGCTGCCCTTCGACGCCCGCCTGCTGCGGCCCTGA
- a CDS encoding purine-nucleoside phosphorylase has product MDDYSKIQDAAAFVRERVGDVPRVAIVLGSGLGDLAQTLDASVSMPYATIPGWPVSTVIGHAGQLVVGRVRGHRVAVLSGRAHFYEGYPMASVVFATRVIGAAGVKSVILTNAAGGINTSFSQGALMVIDDHLNLVGTNPLIGPNDERLGPRFPDMTEVYSKRLRGLADEAASHIGQVLAHGVYAGLHGPSYETPAEIRYLRTIGADAVGMSTVAEAIVARHMGMEVLGLSCITNMAAGVLPQVLNHAEVMETAQRVKGAFIALLQEIVEHIGEHREQPHAG; this is encoded by the coding sequence ATGGACGACTATTCGAAGATTCAAGATGCGGCCGCCTTTGTGCGCGAACGCGTCGGGGACGTGCCTCGCGTGGCCATCGTCCTCGGGTCCGGACTCGGGGACCTTGCGCAGACGCTGGATGCGTCCGTGTCGATGCCCTATGCCACGATTCCCGGATGGCCGGTCTCGACCGTGATCGGGCACGCGGGCCAGCTCGTGGTCGGACGTGTGCGCGGACACCGAGTCGCTGTGCTGTCAGGCCGCGCACATTTCTACGAGGGGTACCCAATGGCGTCCGTGGTGTTCGCCACGCGCGTCATCGGTGCGGCTGGCGTCAAGAGCGTCATCCTGACCAATGCCGCCGGCGGGATCAATACGTCCTTCTCGCAGGGCGCGTTAATGGTGATCGATGACCATCTCAACCTGGTCGGCACCAATCCGCTGATTGGCCCCAACGACGAACGACTCGGGCCGCGATTTCCCGACATGACCGAGGTCTATTCGAAGCGGCTCCGCGGACTGGCCGACGAAGCCGCGAGTCACATAGGGCAGGTCCTGGCCCACGGGGTGTATGCCGGGCTGCACGGGCCGAGTTACGAGACGCCGGCCGAGATTCGATACCTTCGCACGATTGGCGCCGACGCGGTCGGCATGTCCACGGTGGCCGAGGCGATTGTGGCGCGCCACATGGGGATGGAAGTGCTCGGCTTGTCGTGCATCACCAATATGGCGGCCGGCGTGTTGCCGCAGGTTCTGAACCATGCGGAGGTGATGGAGACCGCGCAGCGCGTCAAGGGTGCGTTTATCGCGCTGCTCCAGGAGATCGTGGAGCACATCGGAGAACATCGTGAACAACCACACGCTGGTTGA
- a CDS encoding NupC/NupG family nucleoside CNT transporter, with protein sequence MSTTPVTTSGRSGWRLSSTEVWIFAGGALAALLAVLLANVGGVPKAQPFAGAIVILGIAYALSNNRRAIDLPTVLWGLGLQIVFALIVLKSEWGQRLFRDLGDKITWLLDFAGVGSAFVFGPLGDRQGWPRIMTAVLGADGARYSMIFAFQVLPTIIFIAALFAILYYFGVMQFVVRIFAWGMRKVMKASGAESLNVAASIFMGQTEAPLTIRPYLPKMTNSELMTVMTSGMAHISGGIMAAYILFGIEAKHLLTAVIMTAPGTLMMAKMFVPETEEPETMGTIKLEVERTDVNVIDAAGRGTGEGLHLALNVGAMLISFLALVALLNALLGICGSFAAANLGMTSLANLSLQQVFGWAFSPVAWAMGVPWKDSQIIGNLLGTRMVLNEFVAYAQLGNYAGATAVHAAGSLFGTIDPKSFTIATFALCGFANFSSIGIQIGGIGALAPNRRHDLARLGLRAMLAGTLANFMTATIAGFLL encoded by the coding sequence ATGAGCACGACACCTGTCACGACGTCTGGCCGCTCGGGCTGGCGCCTGTCCTCGACGGAAGTCTGGATTTTCGCCGGCGGCGCGCTGGCAGCGTTGCTGGCCGTTCTGCTGGCCAACGTCGGCGGCGTGCCCAAGGCGCAGCCGTTCGCCGGCGCCATCGTCATTCTCGGCATTGCCTACGCGCTGTCCAACAACCGGCGGGCCATCGATCTGCCGACCGTGTTGTGGGGCCTTGGACTGCAGATCGTCTTCGCGCTGATCGTGCTGAAGAGCGAATGGGGTCAGCGGCTCTTCAGGGATCTGGGTGACAAGATCACGTGGCTGCTCGATTTCGCCGGCGTCGGCTCGGCATTCGTCTTCGGGCCGCTCGGCGACAGGCAGGGCTGGCCCCGCATCATGACGGCGGTGCTCGGCGCGGACGGGGCTCGCTACTCGATGATCTTCGCGTTCCAGGTGCTTCCCACGATCATCTTCATCGCGGCGCTGTTCGCCATCCTGTACTACTTCGGCGTGATGCAGTTTGTCGTGCGCATCTTCGCGTGGGGCATGCGGAAGGTGATGAAGGCGAGCGGCGCGGAATCGCTCAACGTCGCCGCCAGCATCTTCATGGGCCAGACCGAGGCGCCACTCACCATCCGGCCGTACCTGCCTAAGATGACGAATTCCGAATTGATGACCGTTATGACATCCGGCATGGCACACATTTCGGGAGGCATCATGGCGGCCTACATCCTGTTCGGGATCGAGGCGAAGCACCTGCTGACGGCCGTGATCATGACCGCGCCAGGCACGCTGATGATGGCCAAGATGTTCGTGCCGGAGACCGAAGAGCCCGAGACGATGGGCACCATCAAGCTGGAGGTGGAACGGACCGACGTCAACGTCATCGACGCCGCTGGACGCGGGACGGGCGAGGGGCTGCACCTGGCGCTCAACGTCGGAGCGATGTTGATCTCGTTTCTGGCGCTGGTCGCGCTGCTGAATGCCCTCCTCGGCATCTGCGGGTCGTTTGCGGCGGCCAACCTCGGGATGACGTCGCTCGCCAACCTGAGCCTGCAGCAGGTGTTCGGCTGGGCGTTCTCGCCGGTTGCCTGGGCAATGGGTGTCCCCTGGAAGGACTCGCAGATTATCGGGAACCTGCTCGGCACGCGCATGGTGCTGAACGAGTTTGTCGCGTACGCGCAACTGGGGAATTATGCCGGCGCGACGGCCGTGCACGCGGCGGGATCGCTGTTTGGGACCATTGATCCGAAGTCGTTCACGATCGCGACCTTCGCGCTGTGCGGCTTCGCGAACTTCAGTTCGATCGGCATTCAAATCGGTGGAATTGGCGCGCTGGCGCCCAACCGGCGGCACGACCTGGCCCGCCTCGGATTGCGGGCCATGCTCGCCGGCACGCTGGCGAACTTCATGACGGCGACTATTGCGGGGTTCCTGCTGTGA
- a CDS encoding thymidine phosphorylase, translating into MRAVDIIRRKRDGFGLTRDEVDSFVTGATDGSWPDYQISALLMAIVLRGMGDEETAWLTDAMARSGARFDLASLPGLKVDKHSTGGVGDKTSLILAPLAAACGAIVPMMSGRGLGHTGGTLDKLEAIPGFKVDLSAREIVDALAEVGCVIVGQTRDIAPADRRLYRLRDVTATVESIPLITASIMSKKLAEGIDALVLDVKVGRGAFMKTAPEADQLARAMVSAGRLAGVRTEALLTRMDAPLGRAVGNALEVIESIETLRGEGPPDLTGLSVMLAARMVLMAGRAETAAEAERLVRSALASGEGLARFRQMVARQGGDVSVVDDPARLALASGREIVRAARSGYVTGLDAMMVGRAAAALGAGRATAEDRIDHGVGIKVLATPGALVRSGGPVLELYHRDSLGLRDAVDLAGQAIELGAAPPAPQALMVGEIT; encoded by the coding sequence ATGCGTGCCGTCGACATCATCCGCAGAAAGCGGGACGGATTCGGGCTCACCCGCGACGAAGTCGACAGTTTCGTCACGGGCGCCACCGATGGATCCTGGCCCGATTACCAGATTTCCGCCCTGTTGATGGCCATCGTGCTCCGCGGGATGGGAGACGAGGAAACAGCCTGGCTGACTGACGCGATGGCTCGATCAGGGGCCAGATTCGACCTGGCGAGCCTGCCCGGGCTGAAGGTGGACAAGCACAGCACCGGCGGCGTGGGCGACAAGACCTCGCTCATCCTTGCGCCCCTGGCCGCTGCCTGCGGCGCCATCGTCCCGATGATGTCGGGACGCGGGCTGGGACACACCGGAGGAACGCTCGACAAGCTGGAGGCGATTCCGGGCTTCAAGGTCGATCTGTCGGCCCGGGAGATCGTCGATGCGCTCGCCGAGGTGGGATGCGTCATCGTTGGCCAGACGCGTGACATCGCCCCGGCCGACAGACGCTTGTACCGTTTGCGGGACGTGACAGCCACGGTGGAGAGCATTCCGCTCATCACCGCGTCGATCATGAGTAAGAAGCTCGCCGAGGGGATTGACGCCCTTGTGCTCGACGTCAAGGTGGGGCGCGGCGCGTTCATGAAGACAGCGCCGGAGGCCGACCAGCTGGCTCGAGCGATGGTCAGCGCCGGGCGGCTGGCCGGAGTGCGGACCGAAGCGCTGCTGACGCGGATGGATGCGCCGCTCGGCCGAGCCGTCGGTAATGCGCTCGAGGTGATCGAGTCGATCGAGACGCTGCGCGGCGAGGGCCCTCCGGATCTGACGGGGCTGTCGGTGATGCTGGCGGCGCGGATGGTGCTGATGGCGGGGCGCGCCGAGACGGCGGCCGAGGCGGAGCGCCTGGTTCGAAGTGCACTGGCTTCAGGCGAGGGGCTCGCCAGGTTCCGGCAGATGGTGGCCAGGCAGGGCGGCGATGTATCGGTGGTCGACGATCCGGCCCGCCTCGCCCTGGCGTCGGGACGCGAGATCGTGCGCGCGGCTCGGTCCGGTTACGTCACCGGGCTCGACGCGATGATGGTTGGCCGGGCGGCGGCCGCCCTGGGCGCCGGACGGGCCACTGCCGAGGACCGGATTGATCACGGCGTCGGAATCAAGGTGCTGGCCACGCCTGGCGCACTCGTGCGCTCGGGCGGACCCGTTCTGGAGCTGTACCATCGCGACAGTCTGGGATTGCGCGACGCCGTCGACCTGGCCGGGCAGGCGATCGAACTGGGTGCGGCGCCGCCGGCGCCGCAGGCCCTCATGGTCGGCGAGATTACCTGA
- a CDS encoding HEAT repeat domain-containing protein: protein MSASNSHTVPPNAAGDVASFARMLVAAARTWQMYSPDHPASLTALDRLARAVDALQAHSDLTIGVTPVTLMVNGAALARDVRVTEAAAMLHDHDVLRLRFPSPTTPAVLSDLLRMLIADADAVRALGGPAKAWAESGHQSVEIDQINFEALMADRGPAAGGPPLLSPPGAGSDAPARADSTAHDDVWESIVSSMSSGRPTEGSSVQQRLLEIARSTDAIESLAREVAPLAAGKPQSAVVAAQAATVLTTFRRLVRAVEAQSPDEKSATLRNLAEAASRLDPQVVMRAVAESTESGSGSDVTTAMGNLFDDDQVARMLARSLAAEGKASGRIAAAFSTLAPDPARQQQVLRLARARSAPDIDEGAAGIGAAFHSLEQMLSGPGDVAYTSTEYSASLDDAESRSHQLRLSVPPQMDEWMRTVSSDSIRSLSSVLLLDLFALEERQGEIVETADDLAALAEDLLMSADTVEADRVVHTLDTTASDRSPHHAEAGSKALETIARSTSLSEMSLALADFDSTQLAWFGRFCHQLGPAALESLVPSMLTAPEGEGRHRLDQVIVQFGDEAVAPLTQLIESSDRAVCRAALQCIGRIGTDKAIAVLQKLIGGEDVRTARDAVVALVRIDDSSALRPVIAALRDGPSALRHLVVDALAASRERRAAPLLAATLDTIDPLGPEHELAIRVLRALRLVNDDAAVPAIARTFGAWSWLRLARASRVKRTAAGVLASMKTDAALAALDQAVTDGDVLSRGHARLARGTRT from the coding sequence ATGTCTGCCTCCAACTCGCACACCGTGCCTCCCAACGCCGCCGGCGACGTGGCGAGCTTCGCCCGCATGCTCGTCGCGGCGGCGCGGACCTGGCAGATGTACTCGCCCGACCACCCAGCGTCGTTGACGGCACTGGATCGGCTTGCGCGAGCCGTCGACGCGTTACAGGCCCACTCGGATCTGACAATCGGAGTGACGCCCGTGACCCTGATGGTCAACGGCGCGGCGCTGGCGCGCGACGTGCGCGTCACGGAAGCGGCCGCGATGCTCCATGACCACGACGTGCTTCGGTTGCGGTTTCCGTCCCCCACCACCCCGGCCGTGCTCTCCGATTTGCTCCGCATGCTGATCGCGGACGCCGACGCCGTCCGCGCCCTCGGAGGGCCTGCCAAAGCGTGGGCTGAGTCCGGCCACCAGAGCGTGGAAATCGACCAGATCAACTTTGAGGCACTGATGGCCGACCGGGGGCCGGCGGCCGGCGGCCCGCCTCTCTTGTCCCCCCCCGGCGCCGGGTCAGACGCCCCAGCACGGGCTGACTCGACCGCGCATGATGACGTCTGGGAGTCCATCGTGTCGTCGATGTCGAGCGGCCGGCCCACTGAAGGCTCATCAGTCCAGCAGCGCCTGCTCGAGATCGCCCGTTCGACTGATGCGATCGAATCGCTGGCGCGTGAGGTCGCGCCCCTCGCAGCCGGCAAACCACAGTCGGCAGTGGTCGCGGCGCAGGCCGCCACTGTGCTGACGACCTTTCGGCGCCTGGTGCGGGCGGTCGAGGCCCAGTCTCCGGACGAGAAGTCGGCCACGCTGCGCAACCTCGCAGAGGCCGCTTCCCGGCTCGATCCCCAGGTGGTGATGCGGGCGGTCGCGGAGTCGACTGAGTCCGGCAGCGGCTCGGACGTCACCACGGCGATGGGCAACTTGTTCGATGACGATCAGGTGGCGCGCATGCTGGCCCGATCGCTCGCGGCCGAAGGCAAGGCCTCGGGCCGCATCGCGGCGGCGTTCAGCACGCTTGCTCCTGATCCCGCCCGGCAGCAGCAGGTGCTGCGCCTGGCACGAGCACGCTCGGCACCTGACATCGACGAAGGCGCGGCAGGCATTGGTGCCGCCTTCCATTCACTTGAACAGATGCTCAGCGGGCCCGGCGACGTGGCCTACACTTCGACCGAGTACTCTGCCAGCCTGGATGACGCCGAGTCGCGTTCACACCAGTTGAGACTGAGCGTACCCCCTCAGATGGACGAATGGATGCGCACCGTGTCGTCCGACTCGATCCGATCGCTCTCATCTGTGCTTCTGCTCGACTTGTTTGCGCTGGAGGAACGGCAGGGCGAGATCGTCGAGACCGCAGACGATCTGGCGGCGTTGGCCGAAGATCTATTGATGTCGGCCGATACCGTCGAGGCCGATCGGGTGGTCCACACGCTTGACACGACGGCCTCGGACCGGTCGCCGCACCACGCGGAGGCCGGCAGCAAAGCGCTCGAGACGATTGCCCGCTCGACGTCGCTGAGCGAGATGAGCTTGGCGCTGGCCGATTTCGACAGCACGCAACTGGCGTGGTTCGGGCGGTTCTGTCATCAGCTCGGCCCGGCAGCGCTGGAATCGCTCGTTCCCTCCATGCTGACCGCACCCGAGGGCGAAGGTCGCCATCGTCTTGACCAGGTCATCGTGCAATTCGGCGACGAAGCGGTGGCGCCGCTCACTCAACTGATCGAATCCTCGGACCGCGCCGTCTGCCGCGCCGCACTTCAGTGCATCGGCCGCATCGGCACCGACAAGGCCATCGCCGTGCTCCAGAAGCTGATCGGCGGAGAGGACGTCCGAACCGCGCGAGATGCGGTCGTCGCGCTCGTGCGCATCGACGACAGCTCGGCCCTGCGGCCGGTGATCGCGGCGCTGCGGGATGGCCCGTCTGCGCTTCGTCATCTGGTTGTCGACGCGCTCGCCGCCAGTCGCGAACGGCGCGCTGCGCCGCTGCTGGCCGCCACGCTCGACACGATCGACCCGCTCGGGCCGGAGCACGAGCTCGCCATCCGCGTGCTTCGCGCCTTGCGTCTCGTGAATGATGACGCGGCCGTCCCGGCCATCGCCAGGACGTTCGGCGCCTGGAGTTGGCTGCGGCTGGCGAGGGCCAGTCGTGTGAAGCGCACGGCAGCCGGCGTGCTGGCATCGATGAAGACGGACGCGGCCCTGGCGGCCCTCGACCAGGCGGTCACCGATGGCGACGTCCTGTCGAGAGGACACGCGCGACTGGCGCGGGGCACGAGAACATGA
- a CDS encoding HD-GYP domain-containing protein, whose product MTAEDPRPLDDLVKRLVAAIRANALYSPTHPIVNRSVGGLLAAFEEQFRSRPTLSIGFFGSDVVVGGTRLKGSAGSAGLVRHFRERQVGKLTFSKDMGQEGLRTFVGVIADRDTRPLSERLAGTPITGVSVGTISTDDQTPDIMDVGAARQVYGVAVAAADALWGSAVAGDEPDPNAAHLIIDALATSMTQDRTLMLALTELKGHDEYTFTHMVNVSLLTMAQARTLGIEGQLLREFGLAGLMHDIGKVKTPREILNKPEQLTPEEFSIMRRHVVDGAQILRHIPEMSPLAPIVAFEHHLRQDLSGYPENVGARTLNLCTMLVSIADVFDALRTKRIYRDGLPAARVRRMLAEESGQAFEPTLLRRFISLVGIFPVGTCVRLKTGELGIVTAEHATDAFRPIVRILIDSHNDRVDRPWIVDTADRDDQGRHPYSVLEAVDAKSLGLDAPSQVPA is encoded by the coding sequence ATGACGGCGGAAGACCCACGACCCCTCGATGACCTCGTCAAGCGGCTGGTCGCTGCCATCCGAGCCAACGCTCTGTACTCACCCACCCACCCGATCGTCAACCGGAGCGTCGGCGGCCTGCTCGCCGCATTCGAGGAGCAGTTCCGCAGCCGGCCCACGCTGTCGATTGGCTTTTTCGGCAGCGACGTCGTGGTGGGCGGAACCAGGCTGAAGGGATCGGCAGGTTCCGCCGGGCTCGTCCGCCATTTCCGCGAGCGCCAAGTCGGGAAGCTGACGTTCTCCAAGGACATGGGGCAGGAGGGCCTGCGGACGTTTGTCGGCGTGATCGCGGATCGTGACACCCGCCCGCTGTCCGAGCGCCTGGCTGGGACGCCGATCACCGGCGTGTCGGTGGGTACGATTTCGACGGACGACCAGACGCCCGACATCATGGATGTCGGCGCCGCCCGGCAGGTGTACGGGGTGGCCGTGGCCGCGGCCGACGCGTTATGGGGCTCTGCGGTAGCCGGCGATGAGCCCGATCCGAACGCCGCGCACCTCATCATCGACGCGCTGGCGACGTCGATGACCCAGGATCGGACGCTGATGCTCGCGCTCACCGAACTCAAGGGGCACGACGAGTACACGTTCACACACATGGTGAACGTGTCGCTGCTGACCATGGCGCAGGCGCGCACGCTGGGCATCGAGGGGCAACTGTTGCGCGAATTCGGGCTGGCGGGCCTCATGCACGACATCGGCAAGGTGAAGACGCCCCGCGAGATCCTCAACAAGCCTGAGCAGCTCACCCCCGAGGAATTCTCCATCATGCGACGGCACGTCGTGGACGGCGCTCAGATTCTCCGTCACATACCGGAGATGTCGCCGCTCGCACCCATTGTCGCCTTCGAGCATCACTTGAGACAGGACCTGAGCGGCTACCCCGAGAACGTCGGGGCGCGAACGCTCAACCTCTGCACGATGCTCGTGTCGATTGCCGACGTGTTCGATGCGCTGCGGACGAAACGGATCTATCGTGACGGGCTGCCGGCGGCTCGTGTCCGCAGGATGCTGGCGGAAGAGTCGGGCCAGGCGTTCGAACCGACGCTGCTTCGCCGGTTCATCTCGCTGGTCGGGATCTTCCCCGTCGGCACCTGCGTGCGCCTGAAGACCGGAGAGCTCGGCATCGTCACGGCGGAGCACGCCACCGACGCATTCCGGCCGATTGTCAGGATCCTCATCGACTCGCACAACGATCGGGTCGACCGGCCATGGATCGTGGATACGGCCGACCGTGATGATCAAGGCCGGCATCCCTACTCCGTGCTCGAAGCGGTCGACGCGAAGAGCCTGGGACTCGACGCGCCCAGCCAGGTGCCCGCATGA